A window of the Oscillospiraceae bacterium NTUH-002-81 genome harbors these coding sequences:
- a CDS encoding HAMP domain-containing sensor histidine kinase yields MKFSWKIFVSTFLIVLLSLAAGGYFLVVSAFSSGLSRETDSSREENRMLQLMLAVNLSGTEDNGIDLSLLIEDSLKNLDTRMESVLIRYRVSGSDKRTIYSNSGGLGHRIDAKRSLISKIQEGGIGHAVRRMDNTYCVQTASLLLFEGEPIYVETFRDVTDLFEERQTQFDSFRKIIVVVGSISGILNFFMALWLTDPVLRLSRVTRRIAGGDLKSRAKIDTEDEIGHLAEDFNDMADRIEKDIEELTMTARRQEDFIGSFAHELKTPLTSIIGYADMLRSSQLDEEHRFLAASYIFTEGKRLESLSLKLLDLLVLKNGEITRRPVEAGPFLKELEGMLRPVMKAEDIRLKVKYEDGVFVGDRDLVKTVLINLADNARKAIDGGGTIVIIGKPEKEGYAFYVRDTGKGIPREEIRRITEAFYMVDKSRSREKGGAGLGLSICQEIVLLHKGKMEFSSVPGEGTMVRVTIPGEKEATV; encoded by the coding sequence ATGAAATTTTCGTGGAAAATATTTGTCAGCACGTTTCTCATTGTGCTTCTGTCTCTGGCGGCAGGGGGATATTTTCTTGTGGTGTCCGCATTTTCCTCAGGGCTGTCCCGGGAGACGGACAGCTCCCGGGAGGAGAACAGGATGCTGCAGCTTATGCTGGCTGTAAACCTGTCCGGCACGGAGGACAACGGCATTGATCTGTCCCTGCTCATTGAGGACAGCCTGAAAAATCTGGACACCCGGATGGAAAGTGTGCTCATCCGCTACCGGGTCAGCGGTAGCGATAAGCGGACGATTTATTCCAATTCCGGCGGCCTGGGGCACCGGATCGACGCCAAACGCTCTCTCATTTCCAAGATCCAGGAGGGCGGCATCGGCCATGCGGTACGACGGATGGACAATACCTACTGTGTACAGACGGCTTCCCTGCTGCTGTTTGAGGGGGAGCCCATTTATGTGGAAACTTTTCGGGATGTGACGGATCTGTTTGAGGAGAGGCAGACCCAGTTTGACAGCTTTCGGAAAATCATTGTGGTGGTGGGCAGCATCAGCGGCATCCTGAACTTTTTCATGGCGCTGTGGCTCACCGATCCGGTGCTGCGCCTGTCCCGGGTGACGAGGCGGATTGCGGGCGGCGACCTGAAAAGCCGGGCCAAAATTGACACGGAGGACGAGATCGGCCATCTGGCGGAGGATTTCAACGACATGGCCGACCGGATCGAGAAGGATATCGAGGAGCTGACCATGACGGCCAGACGGCAGGAGGATTTCATCGGCAGCTTTGCCCATGAACTGAAAACGCCGCTGACGTCCATCATCGGGTATGCGGACATGCTGCGCTCCAGCCAGCTGGACGAGGAGCATCGTTTTCTGGCGGCCAGCTATATTTTCACGGAGGGCAAACGACTGGAGTCTCTTTCCTTAAAATTACTGGATCTCCTGGTGCTGAAAAACGGAGAGATCACGAGAAGACCGGTGGAGGCAGGGCCGTTCCTCAAGGAACTGGAAGGGATGCTGCGGCCGGTGATGAAAGCGGAGGACATCCGTCTGAAGGTGAAATACGAGGACGGCGTGTTTGTGGGAGACCGGGATCTGGTGAAAACGGTGCTCATCAATCTGGCGGACAATGCCCGCAAGGCCATTGACGGCGGCGGTACCATTGTGATCATCGGCAAGCCGGAGAAGGAGGGCTATGCTTTTTATGTCCGGGATACGGGCAAGGGCATTCCCCGGGAGGAGATCCGGCGCATCACCGAGGCCTTTTATATGGTAGACAAATCCCGTTCCCGGGAAAAAGGCGGCGCGGGGCTGGGGCTGTCCATCTGCCAGGAAATCGTGCTGCTGCATAAGGGAAAGATGGAATTTTCCAGCGTGCCCGGAGAAGGAACAATGGTGCGGGTGACGATTCCCGGGGAAAAGGAGGCGACGGTATGA